In the genome of Synechococcus sp. UW179A, the window ACCTGATTCACAGTGCTTCCTGCCCCTATCCCTCAGATCTGCGCAAGCGAATGTTGGCCATGGCCCAGGGAGAAGCTGCACCTGCAGCGGCCATTCTGGAACTGGCTGAAGCGATCACTGAACAACAGGCCAAGGCGGCTGAAGCATGCGATCCCGAGCGTTCAGCCAGCCTGATTGGCTGCCATGGTCAAACGATCTGGCACCGCCCACCTGAAAACGATACGAGAGGCAAGCGCCGACGTGGGAGCAGCTGGCAAATGCTTCAGGGCCCTCTGCTCGCACACATGCTGCAGCGACCTGTGATTCACGATTTCCGTGCTGCTGACCTCGCTCTGGGGGGGCAGGGCGCACCCCTAGTGCCCATGGCCGATGCTGCGCTAATGGGCAGGATTGAAGGCTGGCGCGCACTGCTGAACCTCGGAGGCATCGCCAACATCACCTTGATTCCCCCGTCACAGGGTCCAGACAAGAAACGCCCCGTGCTCGGCTGGGACTGCGGTCCAGCCAACAGCTTGATCGACCTGGCAATGGCCGTATTCAGCAATGGGCAGGAGCGCTGTGACAAGGATGGAGGCATGGCTGCGCTTGGGCAGGTGATGGATGAGCCGCTAACGAGCTGGCTCAGTGAGCCCTATTTCCTGAAGAGAGCACCAAAGTCGACAGGACGTGAGTTGTTCGGTCGCAAGGATCTGGAACGGAGGCTCAGGGAGCTGCAACCAGCCCGCCCTGAGGACCAGATGGCCACACTCACAGCCTTCACAGCTGCAGTGGTGGCTCAGGATCTGCAGCAGCTAGGCGATCTCGGCCTTCCGCTGCCGACCGAAATGGTGGTAGCCGGAGGAGGCCGCCGCAACAAAACGCTGATGCGGGAATTGCAGTCGCGTTGCCATGGCCTCAGAGTGCGCCCCAGCGACGAACTGAATCTTCCCTGCGAGGCGCGCGAGGCCCTGGTGTTCGCGCTACTGGCCTGGTGGCATCACCGCAAACATCCCGGCAATGCACCCGCCATCACTGGGGCAGAACATAGCTGTGTTCTGGGGGTTCGCGCCGAACCGCCCTAAACCCTGTCAACCGATCCGCAGGTCACTCAGATCAGCTAGGACGATGTAGCCGCAACCGTCTTGGGGCTCCCCGGAGGCGTCGAGGCTGCTGGGCCTCGAGAGCTGAACGCAATCGCTCCGTGGATGTGGGAGCTGACACCACTGTGGGAGCTGACACCACGTCGGAACCGGCCTGTTCCAGACGCTGAACCCCTTGCTGAATCAACACTTTGGCCATGTTGCTGACGGTACGGCACTCCTGTTCAGCAAGAGCTGTCAGCCGGTGACAGAGTTCTTCTGGCAAAACCACCTGAATCCGCGGCGATTTCGGCTTCCCGCTGGATGAGGTTTGGCGGGTCGCCACGAACCGTGAGGCAGAGATACCTAAAAGTGTACAGAGATGCGCAAGGGTAGTATCCAGCACTATGATGACGTCAGTTCACTCCCTGACACGCGGCTCATCACCCCAGGACTGCTCATCAACGATTCCGCCAGGACTGCCATGCCACGTACTACCAGCCAGGCCCCCAACACTCGCCAGTCAGCCCCGCGCAACCGAAGGGCTGCCAGTTCACGTCGATCTCGCCGTGCCGCTGATAACAGTGATGTACTTGTGTCGGCTGTGATCAGCTCTTATCTGCTCACGCACTTACACCATGTGCTGCAGCGAGCTGAATACGGAGCTGTGCAGGAAGGCAGGATGTCCCAGGCGGCCAACTATGCACAACTGCGCAAGGTTCTCTGCATGGATGCACGCAGCATGGAAGATGCCTCCGCATCGGGCCTCAAAGAAGCTGAGCTCGACCAGGCCGCTTAAGAGAGAGCGACGATGGGCGCAAAAGGGCGGTCACAGATAGGGTTTAGCAAGATGGTGGTGCGCCATGAGCAATGCGGCAGAGCTCTACGCCAAGATCGAACAGGATCGAGACCTCACACGCGCCCTGTTCAGACAAGCTCTTCAGAATCCTGAAGGAGCTATTCAGGCCATCTGTCAGGTGGGGAAACAGATGAACCTCCCAGTGACACATGACGAGGTCAAGGGTTTCATCAACGGCCTGGATGACGAGCTCAGCAAACAGTGGCTGGTCAAAGCGAGGGGCGGTCTTTGAGCATGCGGCTGGATTGGCTAGGTGAAGCCGGCAAAGGCAGACGGTCCCTGCTACCACCTCCACCAGCCCAGCTGAAGAACAACCAGTAACTCACCAGAGCCAGCCCTGCTGCCACCACAAGAGCGGCGACTTGCTCTAGCCTTCGCATCAACACAGCTTCTCTCTGTGGGCACAGTCTGCCCACACCCCGACACGAGATGATGGGGGTTCTCCGCGTCTTCGCCGGTGCTGCGACTTGAGCACGTCAGCAAGATCTATCCCACAGGGGAAGTGCTCCGGGACGTGACCTGGGAGATCAAACCTGGCGATCGCATTGGCCTGGTCGGTGTCAACGGAGCAGGCAAATCGACTCAGATGCGCTTGATCGCTGGCCATGAAGAGCCGAGCAGCGGCACGGTCGTTCGCCAGGGGGAACCACGAATCGCATTCCTGCAACAGGAATTTGATGTGGACACCAACCGCTCGGTACGGCAAGAGCTCTTCCAGGCTTTTGGAGAAGCCGCCACGGTGCTGAACCGTCAGCGCGAAGTGGAGGACGCGATGGGTTCTGACCAAGCAGCTGAAGATCCCCACCATCTCGATGAGCTGATCCAGGAGTTGGGACAGCTCCAAAACCGATTCGAAGCCCTGCATGGCTACGAACTGGATGCCCGGATCGACAAGCTGCTACCCACGATCGGCTTCACGCCGGAAAGTGCTGAGTGCCTGGTCGGAGATTATTCGGGTGGATGGCAGATGCGTATCGCCCTGGGCAAAATTCTTCTTCAGGACCCAGATCTACTGCTGCTTGATGAGCCGACGAATCACCTGGATGTGGAAACCATCCAATGGCTCGAAAGCTACCTGCAGGAGCAGACAGCAGCCCTCGTGGTGATCAGTCACGATCGAACCTTTCTTGATCGCGTCTGCAACCAGATCGTCGCTACCGAACGGGGGATCTCCAGAAGTTATCTCGGTAATTACACAGCGCATCTAGAGCAGAAGAAACTGGAGCAGGAGGCGACGCAGGCGGCCTTCGACCGTCAGCAGAAGGAGATCGCCACCCAGCAGGCCTACATCGATCGGTTCAGGGCTAGTGCCACGCGAAGCACCCAGGCCAAGAGCAGGGAAAAACAGCTCGACAAGGTGGAACTGGTTAACGCTCCGGTCGAAACCGTTGCCGGACCGAGTTTCCGGTTTCCTGAAGCACCCCGCTCCGGTGCCCAGGTGGCTGTGATGGAGAATCTCACCCATAGCTACGGCGACCAAATCCTTTTCCTAGGAGCGGAACTGGAGGTGGAGCGGGGTGATCGCATAGCTTTTGTCGGGCCGAACGGAGCCGGAAAGTCCACGCTTCTGCGACTGATCATGGGAATGGAGTTACCGGACGAGGGCTCGGCTCGGCTCGGTGAACACAACGTGATCGCGCGTTATTTCGAACAAAACCAGGCAGAGGCTCTGGACCTGGGCAAAACAGTGGTCGACACCATGTTTGAAGCGGTACCGGACTGGACGCAGACCCAGGTGCGCTCACTGCTGGGCAGCTTTTGCTTCAGCAACGACACCGTCTTCAAAGAGGTCGGCAAGCTCAGCGGCGGCGAGAAGGCACGTCTTGCATTGGCCCTGATGCTGCTCACCCCCTGCAATCTTCTGGTGTTGGATGAGCCCACCAACCATCTCGACATCCCAGCCAAGCAAATGCTGGAAGACGCTCTTTGCGCCTACGAGGGAGCGGCACTGCTTGTTTCTCACGACCGGTATTTCATCTCCCGTGTTGCCAATCGCATCGTTGAGCTACGGGATGGAGAACTGGTGCTTTACCGAGGCGACTACTCCTATTACGTCGAAAAGAAAGCCGAAGAGAAGGAGGCCGCCGAAGCCGCACTCCGCCAGGCGCAACAGGATGCGAAGAGAAAGGCCAAACGCGAGAAACAGAAAGAACGGGACGCGAAACGGAGAAGTGCGGCTTGAGACCAATGCGGTGGCGTGCAAGACGAAACTTCACGAACAGTTAGGCAGGAAGACTTATTTCCCTTTACCCGCTCGGAACGTGTGCATAGGCTGACATTACCGATCCCGGCACTCGATGAGAAACCATGAAGCTCAGTCCGCCGGTATCCATAACGTCAACTTGAACAGCGCCAATCCAACAGGCGAACATGAGCAGACATGGGATGCCGTTGAAACCTATTTCGAGTGCATAACCACATGCTCTCTGGATGATGGTGAATGCATCACACGCTGCGTTGAGCAACTGAAGGATGCAGATGACGCCTGACCCAGATCAGGGCATCTTCAGAGCGCTCATTTCA includes:
- a CDS encoding anhydro-N-acetylmuramic acid kinase translates to MRVLGLMSGTSADGVDAVLAQFSGQSSRPSWNLIHSASCPYPSDLRKRMLAMAQGEAAPAAAILELAEAITEQQAKAAEACDPERSASLIGCHGQTIWHRPPENDTRGKRRRGSSWQMLQGPLLAHMLQRPVIHDFRAADLALGGQGAPLVPMADAALMGRIEGWRALLNLGGIANITLIPPSQGPDKKRPVLGWDCGPANSLIDLAMAVFSNGQERCDKDGGMAALGQVMDEPLTSWLSEPYFLKRAPKSTGRELFGRKDLERRLRELQPARPEDQMATLTAFTAAVVAQDLQQLGDLGLPLPTEMVVAGGGRRNKTLMRELQSRCHGLRVRPSDELNLPCEAREALVFALLAWWHHRKHPGNAPAITGAEHSCVLGVRAEPP
- a CDS encoding ABC-F family ATP-binding cassette domain-containing protein, with the translated sequence MLRLEHVSKIYPTGEVLRDVTWEIKPGDRIGLVGVNGAGKSTQMRLIAGHEEPSSGTVVRQGEPRIAFLQQEFDVDTNRSVRQELFQAFGEAATVLNRQREVEDAMGSDQAAEDPHHLDELIQELGQLQNRFEALHGYELDARIDKLLPTIGFTPESAECLVGDYSGGWQMRIALGKILLQDPDLLLLDEPTNHLDVETIQWLESYLQEQTAALVVISHDRTFLDRVCNQIVATERGISRSYLGNYTAHLEQKKLEQEATQAAFDRQQKEIATQQAYIDRFRASATRSTQAKSREKQLDKVELVNAPVETVAGPSFRFPEAPRSGAQVAVMENLTHSYGDQILFLGAELEVERGDRIAFVGPNGAGKSTLLRLIMGMELPDEGSARLGEHNVIARYFEQNQAEALDLGKTVVDTMFEAVPDWTQTQVRSLLGSFCFSNDTVFKEVGKLSGGEKARLALALMLLTPCNLLVLDEPTNHLDIPAKQMLEDALCAYEGAALLVSHDRYFISRVANRIVELRDGELVLYRGDYSYYVEKKAEEKEAAEAALRQAQQDAKRKAKREKQKERDAKRRSAA